In the Campylobacter showae genome, one interval contains:
- a CDS encoding AI-2E family transporter: protein MNNRVFFGIFALCALALVVYLFKPFLLNIFIAALLAVATSNVNVKFLQLTKGKRTLSAALTTLALFSLFIAPLLYAVIEIAKHAANFNTGYITNTLNYFQSGNFQLPEPIKFLEPKIKEMIADIDVGAISSNVLSSLGGIGKSSVKFLIDMIFILVFFFFAVLYGSELVGYLKSALPMKESESEFILSEVANVMSVVLYSIVLNAILQGCLFAIITISYGYNGFLMGILFAFTSLVPVVGGLLAWGPISLYEFANGNTAAAIVIAVYTIVVISIVADTFLKPIVIKFINDKLVKIPTKINELLLFFSMIAGISTFGFWGLILGPAIVTFFISTIKLYTLLKEHSVV, encoded by the coding sequence ATGAATAATCGAGTGTTTTTCGGTATCTTCGCTCTTTGTGCGTTGGCGCTAGTGGTGTACCTTTTCAAGCCGTTTTTGCTAAACATCTTTATCGCCGCCTTGCTAGCCGTCGCCACCTCAAACGTAAACGTCAAATTTTTGCAGCTAACGAAGGGTAAAAGAACGCTCTCGGCGGCTCTTACGACGCTAGCGCTGTTTTCGCTATTTATCGCGCCGCTTTTGTACGCCGTGATCGAGATCGCAAAACACGCCGCAAACTTTAACACCGGCTACATAACAAACACGCTAAATTATTTTCAAAGCGGGAATTTTCAGCTACCCGAACCGATCAAATTTCTAGAGCCTAAAATCAAAGAGATGATCGCCGACATCGACGTCGGAGCGATATCTAGCAACGTACTTTCTAGCCTTGGCGGCATCGGCAAATCAAGCGTGAAATTTCTCATCGACATGATTTTTATCCTCGTGTTTTTCTTTTTTGCGGTGCTTTACGGTAGCGAGCTCGTGGGCTACCTAAAAAGCGCGCTTCCGATGAAGGAGAGCGAGAGCGAATTTATCCTCAGCGAAGTAGCCAACGTCATGAGCGTCGTGCTTTACTCTATCGTTTTAAACGCGATTTTGCAGGGCTGCCTCTTTGCTATCATCACGATTTCGTACGGCTACAACGGCTTTTTGATGGGCATACTCTTTGCCTTTACTTCGCTTGTTCCGGTCGTTGGCGGCTTGCTTGCGTGGGGACCGATCAGCCTTTACGAGTTTGCTAACGGCAACACCGCGGCCGCGATCGTCATCGCCGTCTATACCATCGTCGTGATCTCTATCGTCGCAGATACGTTTTTAAAGCCGATCGTGATTAAATTTATCAACGATAAGCTCGTAAAAATCCCTACTAAAATAAACGAACTGTTGCTATTTTTCTCGATGATAGCAGGCATCTCGACGTTTGGCTTTTGGGGACTTATCTTAGGTCCTGCGATCGTGACGTTTTTTATCTCGACGATCAAGCTTTATACATTGCTTAAAGAGCACTCGGTCGTGTAA
- the panB gene encoding 3-methyl-2-oxobutanoate hydroxymethyltransferase: MPKNDKKVTIYDIINKKGTQPIVMITAYDALFARLFDDYVDIILVGDSLNMSFNGKKDTLSLKMNDALYHVKAVLQGSKRAFVVADMPFGSYQDEKSALKNATKLIKAGADAVKFEGGLKAAPIVKRLVGEGINVMAHIGLMPQFVRNEGGYKIKGRSEADEARLIDEAKALERAGAFSAVVEGTLSPVAAKVAKSVQMPIIGIGAGADVDGQVLVWSDMLGFFDEFKPKFVKRYLDGANLVRTAVEAYAREVREKTFPSEEFEYKI, from the coding sequence ATGCCGAAAAATGATAAAAAAGTTACAATTTATGATATAATTAACAAAAAGGGCACCCAGCCCATCGTTATGATCACGGCTTACGACGCTCTTTTTGCGCGGCTTTTTGATGATTACGTCGACATTATCTTAGTGGGCGACAGTCTAAATATGAGCTTTAACGGCAAAAAAGACACCCTTAGCCTTAAAATGAACGACGCGCTTTATCACGTTAAGGCCGTTTTACAGGGCTCAAAACGCGCTTTCGTCGTTGCCGATATGCCCTTTGGTAGCTATCAGGACGAAAAATCCGCGCTAAAAAACGCGACTAAACTTATCAAAGCCGGCGCGGACGCGGTCAAATTTGAAGGCGGTCTAAAAGCCGCTCCTATCGTAAAAAGGCTCGTTGGCGAGGGTATAAACGTGATGGCTCACATCGGACTCATGCCCCAGTTTGTGCGAAACGAAGGCGGCTACAAGATAAAAGGGCGCAGCGAGGCTGACGAAGCGCGCTTGATCGACGAGGCGAAGGCGCTTGAGCGCGCTGGAGCGTTTTCGGCCGTGGTCGAGGGCACGCTAAGCCCGGTTGCGGCAAAGGTCGCAAAGAGCGTGCAAATGCCTATCATCGGTATCGGGGCAGGTGCCGACGTAGACGGACAGGTGCTTGTGTGGAGCGATATGCTCGGCTTTTTTGACGAGTTTAAGCCAAAATTCGTCAAACGATACCTTGACGGCGCAAATTTGGTGCGAACGGCGGTAGAAGCCTACGCTCGCGAAGTTAGAGAAAAGACCTTTCCGAGCGAGGAGTTCGAGTATAAAATTTAG
- the napH gene encoding quinol dehydrogenase ferredoxin subunit NapH, with protein sequence MKYLILRRISQILILGLFFASNYYGIKILQGNLSSSLLFGVVPLSDPFAVLQLYLASFSIASGALVGAAIVFAFYAIVAPRAFCSWVCPVNIITETARWVRVKLGYDKDKKFVNFTRDARYYILAFTLFLSLVTGAPAFEGVSYIGIVQRGIIYGGTLWLFVAFGLFAIDAFLGDRLVCSKLCPLGAFYAVVGKFSLLRIEHNAGNCTNCMKCKLICPENQVLGIIGKQSGFIKSSECISCGRCIDVCGDDALKFNIRNLRRKNESL encoded by the coding sequence ATGAAATATTTGATTTTAAGAAGGATAAGTCAAATTTTGATCCTAGGGCTGTTTTTTGCGAGCAACTACTACGGAATTAAAATTTTACAAGGCAATCTCAGCTCGTCTTTGCTTTTTGGAGTCGTTCCTCTTAGCGATCCGTTTGCCGTTTTGCAGCTATATTTAGCTAGTTTTAGTATCGCTTCGGGTGCGCTTGTCGGGGCTGCTATCGTGTTTGCTTTTTACGCGATCGTCGCTCCGCGCGCATTTTGCAGCTGGGTTTGCCCGGTAAATATCATCACCGAAACCGCTCGCTGGGTCAGAGTAAAGCTTGGCTACGACAAAGATAAAAAATTCGTAAATTTTACGAGAGATGCGAGATATTATATCCTCGCGTTTACGCTTTTTCTATCGTTAGTTACGGGCGCGCCGGCATTTGAAGGCGTTAGTTACATAGGTATCGTGCAGCGCGGCATTATCTACGGCGGTACGCTCTGGCTATTCGTTGCGTTTGGGTTGTTTGCGATAGACGCGTTTTTGGGCGATAGACTCGTTTGTTCAAAGCTCTGCCCTTTGGGCGCTTTTTACGCGGTCGTCGGCAAATTTTCGCTTTTACGCATAGAACATAACGCGGGTAATTGCACCAACTGCATGAAATGTAAGCTTATTTGCCCGGAAAATCAAGTGCTAGGCATTATCGGCAAGCAAAGCGGGTTTATAAAATCTAGCGAGTGCATTAGCTGCGGACGCTGTATCGACGTTTGCGGCGACGATGCGTTAAAATTTAATATAAGAAATTTAAGGAGAAAAAATGAAAGCTTATAA
- the napA gene encoding nitrate reductase catalytic subunit NapA: MDRRDFIKSAAASAACASAGIALPSSMAAAQNAAEKGWRWDKAACRFCGTGCGVMIATKEGKIVAVKGDPEAPVNRGLNCIKGYFNAKIMYGADRITQPLLRVNEKGEFDKKGKFKPVSWEKAFDIMAEKYKETMAKNGVHSACVFGSGQYTILEGYAAVKLWKAGIRSNSIDPNARHCMASAVVGFMQTFGIDEPAGCYDDIELTDTIVAWGANMAEMHPILWARVSDKKLSDPERVKVINLSTYSTRTSNIADTEIIFAPSSDVAIWNYIAHEIVYNHPEAIDWDYVNSHCVFTTGPVDIGYGLRNNPSHPNYAKEKDVIETELKKTISKNEGTTLGYLGYKAGDVMENKNTATAGKHWQITFEEFKEALKPYTLDFCAPLIKGDPNEDLEEFKKKLKQLADWYIEKGRKVVSFWTMGFNQHQRGTWVNEQAYMVHMLLGKQAKPGEGAFSLTGQPSACGTAREVGTFVHRLPADMVVDNAEHREISEKIWKLPKNTLNPKVASHYVKMMRDMEDGKMKWAWVQVNNPWQNTANANHWIKAAREMDNFIIVSDPYPGISAKVADLILPTAMIYEKWGAYGNAERRTQHWRQQVLPVGEAMSDTWQMLEFAKRFKLKEVWGEQKVDDKLTLPSVLDEAKAMGYSEEDTLFDVLFANEEAKSYPAKDAIMEDFDNSEVFGDSRKIVGSDGKVFEGYGFFVQKYLWEDYRKFGSGHGHDLADFDTYHKVRGLRWPVVDGKETQWRFNAKYDPYAKKFAEDGKQFAFYGNKKAKLQKGDLTKVTSGDEKFSIANRAKIFFRPYMDPCEMPDTTYPFWLCTGRVLEHWHTGTMTMRVPELYRAVPEALCYMHEGDAQKLNLQHNDVVWVESRRGKVKARLDLRGRNKTPSGLVYVPFFDENVYINKVCLDATCPISKETDYKKCAVKIYKA; encoded by the coding sequence ATGGATCGACGAGATTTTATAAAAAGCGCCGCCGCTTCGGCTGCTTGCGCGAGTGCGGGTATAGCGCTGCCTAGTTCTATGGCAGCTGCGCAAAACGCAGCTGAAAAGGGCTGGCGCTGGGATAAAGCCGCATGTAGGTTCTGCGGAACGGGCTGCGGCGTAATGATCGCAACCAAAGAGGGCAAAATCGTAGCCGTCAAGGGCGACCCTGAAGCGCCGGTAAACCGCGGCCTAAACTGCATCAAGGGCTACTTTAACGCCAAGATCATGTACGGCGCGGACCGTATCACTCAGCCGCTTTTGCGCGTAAACGAAAAGGGCGAATTTGACAAAAAGGGCAAATTTAAGCCGGTAAGCTGGGAAAAAGCCTTTGACATCATGGCTGAAAAATATAAAGAAACCATGGCTAAAAACGGCGTGCATTCAGCCTGCGTTTTTGGCTCGGGTCAATACACTATTTTAGAGGGTTATGCGGCGGTAAAACTATGGAAAGCCGGCATCAGAAGTAACTCTATCGATCCAAACGCTCGCCACTGTATGGCTAGCGCGGTCGTAGGATTTATGCAGACTTTTGGTATCGACGAGCCTGCGGGATGCTACGACGATATAGAGCTAACCGATACTATCGTGGCTTGGGGCGCTAATATGGCCGAGATGCACCCGATACTTTGGGCGCGCGTCAGCGATAAGAAGCTAAGCGATCCTGAGCGCGTAAAAGTTATAAACTTAAGCACATATTCAACCAGAACGTCAAATATCGCCGATACGGAGATTATCTTTGCTCCGTCAAGCGACGTTGCTATCTGGAACTATATCGCTCACGAGATCGTTTATAACCATCCTGAAGCTATCGACTGGGACTACGTAAATAGCCACTGCGTTTTCACTACGGGACCGGTAGATATCGGCTACGGACTTAGAAATAATCCAAGCCACCCTAACTATGCAAAAGAAAAAGACGTAATCGAGACCGAGCTTAAAAAGACTATAAGCAAAAACGAGGGCACGACTCTTGGTTACCTGGGCTACAAAGCCGGCGACGTGATGGAAAATAAAAATACGGCTACCGCAGGTAAACACTGGCAGATAACTTTCGAGGAATTTAAAGAAGCGCTTAAGCCTTATACGCTTGATTTCTGCGCTCCTCTAATCAAAGGCGATCCAAACGAGGATTTGGAAGAATTTAAGAAAAAGCTAAAACAACTGGCCGACTGGTACATCGAAAAAGGTAGAAAAGTAGTTAGCTTTTGGACAATGGGCTTTAACCAGCACCAACGCGGCACTTGGGTAAACGAGCAAGCCTATATGGTGCATATGCTACTTGGCAAACAAGCAAAACCGGGCGAGGGCGCTTTCTCGCTAACCGGACAACCAAGCGCATGCGGAACGGCACGCGAGGTCGGTACTTTCGTTCATCGCTTGCCTGCGGATATGGTCGTAGATAACGCCGAACACCGCGAAATAAGCGAGAAAATTTGGAAACTTCCTAAAAACACGCTAAATCCGAAAGTCGCCTCCCACTACGTAAAAATGATGCGCGACATGGAAGACGGAAAGATGAAATGGGCATGGGTGCAGGTAAATAACCCATGGCAAAACACCGCAAACGCAAACCACTGGATAAAAGCCGCTCGCGAGATGGATAACTTTATCATCGTCTCAGACCCGTATCCGGGCATCTCGGCTAAGGTTGCCGACCTGATCCTGCCAACTGCGATGATATACGAAAAATGGGGCGCGTACGGTAATGCCGAGCGCCGAACGCAGCACTGGCGTCAGCAAGTCCTTCCGGTAGGCGAAGCGATGAGCGACACGTGGCAAATGCTGGAATTTGCTAAGCGCTTTAAGCTAAAAGAGGTTTGGGGCGAACAAAAAGTGGACGATAAGCTAACGCTTCCAAGCGTGCTAGACGAGGCAAAAGCCATGGGTTATAGCGAAGAAGATACGCTATTTGACGTGCTTTTCGCAAACGAAGAGGCTAAGAGCTATCCTGCAAAAGACGCTATAATGGAAGATTTTGATAACTCTGAAGTTTTCGGCGACAGTAGAAAAATCGTCGGCTCGGACGGCAAAGTGTTTGAGGGCTACGGATTTTTCGTTCAAAAATATCTTTGGGAAGACTACCGCAAATTTGGCTCGGGTCACGGACACGATCTAGCGGACTTTGATACTTATCACAAAGTGCGCGGCCTAAGATGGCCTGTAGTAGACGGCAAAGAAACCCAGTGGAGATTTAATGCCAAATACGATCCGTACGCGAAGAAATTTGCCGAAGACGGCAAGCAGTTTGCATTCTACGGAAATAAAAAAGCCAAGTTGCAAAAAGGCGATTTGACCAAAGTAACTAGCGGAGACGAGAAATTTTCTATCGCTAATAGGGCTAAAATTTTCTTCCGCCCTTATATGGATCCGTGCGAGATGCCTGATACTACGTATCCTTTCTGGCTATGCACGGGCCGCGTCTTGGAGCACTGGCACACCGGCACTATGACTATGCGTGTTCCTGAGCTTTACCGCGCTGTACCTGAGGCTCTTTGCTACATGCACGAGGGCGATGCGCAAAAGCTAAATTTACAGCATAACGACGTAGTTTGGGTCGAGTCTCGCCGCGGTAAGGTAAAAGCAAGGCTAGATCTGCGCGGACGAAACAAAACTCCTTCGGGACTAGTTTACGTGCCGTTTTTTGATGAAAACGTGTATATCAATAAAGTCTGCTTAGATGCAACTTGCCCGATCTCAAAAGAGACCGACTATAAAAAATGCGCGGTTAAAATTTACAAGGCTTAA
- a CDS encoding ClbS/DfsB family four-helix bundle protein: MPRPTNKIDLLNASETNFKKLLSLVESMSEAQQEAKFDFEDRDKCVRDVLAHLYEWHLLLINFIQKNLSGERTAFLPEPYNWKTYPQMNAQIWRKHQDTPLCEAKALLAQTHEKAMALTVNFSDEELFTRGHFDFTGNLNLASYIAGSTSSHYDWAIKKIRKHKKSPKTGS, from the coding sequence ATGCCGCGACCGACGAATAAAATAGACCTGCTAAACGCTTCGGAGACAAATTTTAAAAAACTTTTGTCGCTAGTTGAGAGCATGAGCGAGGCGCAGCAAGAGGCTAAATTTGACTTCGAGGATAGAGATAAATGCGTCCGCGACGTGCTCGCGCACCTTTACGAGTGGCACTTGCTTTTGATAAATTTTATCCAAAAGAATTTAAGCGGCGAGCGGACTGCGTTTTTACCCGAGCCTTATAACTGGAAAACCTACCCGCAGATGAACGCACAAATTTGGCGCAAGCACCAAGATACGCCGCTTTGCGAGGCTAAAGCGCTACTTGCGCAAACTCACGAAAAAGCAATGGCGCTTACGGTAAATTTTAGCGACGAGGAGCTTTTTACTCGCGGGCATTTTGATTTCACCGGCAATCTAAATCTCGCCTCCTACATCGCCGGCAGCACCTCATCGCACTACGACTGGGCGATAAAAAAGATAAGAAAACACAAAAAAAGCCCAAAAACCGGCTCGTGA
- a CDS encoding OprD family outer membrane porin, with protein MKLAKLSLAAVLALGFLGAANAADTFGEAFTKGKLAGKIQATYVDQKDERAPIHDEQMTSIQLELGYVTDPFYGFRLGVTGQGNFLPFNSMRKSGTLYDKEWRTQGAVMSEAYLGYGIGQTDIKFGRQYVNTPLVAGNPTRAFKEAFEGLTIVNKDIPNTALIGGWYYKFQGRSAVVTGGKEGRAPHFKDRVIVGGMGPVAYEFDNIFTGAVINQSIPNLKLTGAYARVTDLRRGALQGDINFYLAEANYKVPVGDFKLGFDAMYKGSRTTRGLEDLNYDGNMIGLRAGIYDFVGFSASYAYTTVGDNDALAFGLGNGPGSYTLLPIRGPFVFTGYAGMNTHKLLFEYDFKEVGAEGLKAKLHLVKGKQDAPHRNAGPTAANTHMNVKGWAAQASYDIPWVKGLSASVTYTALERKNFDAMGAVKKTDNNELWLQLGYKFNLLN; from the coding sequence ATGAAACTAGCAAAACTAAGTTTAGCCGCCGTTTTGGCGCTTGGCTTTTTGGGCGCCGCAAACGCAGCCGATACGTTTGGAGAGGCGTTTACCAAAGGAAAACTAGCGGGTAAGATCCAAGCTACCTACGTGGATCAAAAAGACGAGCGCGCGCCGATACACGACGAGCAGATGACGTCTATACAGCTTGAGCTTGGATACGTGACCGATCCGTTTTACGGCTTTAGACTCGGCGTTACGGGGCAGGGCAACTTCTTGCCGTTTAACAGTATGAGAAAAAGCGGCACTCTATACGACAAAGAGTGGAGAACGCAAGGCGCGGTAATGTCTGAGGCATACCTAGGCTACGGCATAGGGCAGACCGATATAAAATTCGGCCGTCAATACGTAAATACTCCGCTAGTAGCGGGCAATCCGACGCGCGCGTTTAAAGAGGCGTTTGAGGGTCTAACGATCGTAAATAAAGACATACCAAACACCGCATTGATCGGCGGCTGGTATTATAAATTTCAAGGCAGAAGCGCCGTCGTAACGGGCGGTAAAGAGGGGCGCGCTCCGCACTTTAAAGATAGAGTCATCGTCGGCGGCATGGGACCCGTGGCGTATGAGTTTGACAATATCTTTACCGGCGCGGTCATCAACCAAAGTATACCGAATCTAAAACTAACCGGCGCGTACGCTAGAGTGACCGATCTTAGGCGCGGCGCGCTGCAAGGCGACATCAACTTCTACCTAGCCGAGGCTAACTATAAAGTACCCGTCGGCGACTTTAAGCTCGGTTTTGACGCGATGTATAAGGGCTCTCGCACTACAAGAGGCTTAGAAGACCTAAACTACGACGGAAATATGATCGGCCTAAGAGCGGGGATTTATGATTTCGTGGGCTTTAGCGCCTCTTACGCCTATACGACCGTCGGCGACAACGACGCTTTGGCGTTTGGTCTAGGTAACGGTCCGGGCTCATACACGCTGCTTCCTATACGCGGACCTTTCGTATTTACGGGCTATGCGGGCATGAATACGCATAAGCTTTTGTTTGAATACGACTTTAAAGAAGTCGGCGCCGAGGGCCTAAAAGCAAAACTACATCTAGTAAAAGGCAAGCAAGACGCCCCGCATCGCAACGCCGGTCCGACTGCGGCTAACACGCACATGAACGTCAAAGGTTGGGCGGCGCAGGCTAGCTACGATATACCGTGGGTCAAAGGGCTAAGCGCAAGCGTCACCTACACGGCTCTTGAGAGAAAGAACTTTGACGCTATGGGCGCAGTTAAAAAGACCGACAACAACGAGCTTTGGCTGCAACTAGGATATAAATTTAACCTTCTAAACTAA
- a CDS encoding Hpt domain-containing protein — translation MGILKSLEIDYSYDIVEEFLSHYSLMCDLMEPLIIGLARNDRYNANINELFRIFHNIKSASSFMKLNPIFKLTTLAEEICGEARELQGPANDDFVDWLLLVSDQFEKYKNDIETDAEFFGVLDANIVKIPQKLDV, via the coding sequence ATGGGAATACTAAAAAGCCTCGAGATAGACTACTCTTACGATATTGTAGAGGAGTTTTTGTCGCACTACTCCTTAATGTGCGACCTGATGGAACCCCTCATCATCGGGCTAGCTAGAAACGATAGATATAACGCCAACATCAACGAGCTTTTTAGAATTTTTCACAACATAAAATCCGCCTCGAGCTTTATGAAGCTCAATCCGATATTTAAACTAACGACATTGGCAGAGGAAATTTGCGGCGAGGCTAGAGAGCTACAAGGGCCCGCAAACGACGATTTTGTAGACTGGTTACTTTTGGTGAGCGATCAGTTTGAAAAATACAAAAACGATATAGAAACCGATGCGGAGTTTTTCGGAGTTTTGGATGCAAATATCGTAAAAATCCCCCAAAAACTAGACGTTTGA
- the ruvB gene encoding Holliday junction branch migration DNA helicase RuvB: MDRIVEIEKISFENDFEVSLRPTRFEDYIGQEKIKQNLGVFIKAAKKRGECLDHVLFYGPPGLGKTTLAHIIANEMGVSIKMTAAPMIEKSGDLAAVLTNLQEGDVLFIDEIHRLSPAIEEVLYPAMEDFRLDIIIGSGPAAQTIKIDLPKFTLIGATTRAGMISAPLRDRFGMDFRLQFYTREELARIVQIASVKLGKECEKSAALEVAARSRATPRIALRLLKRIRDFAEVNDEAIISQPRAKEALDALGVNDIGFDEMDIKYLEILLAAKRRPMGLSTIAAALSEDEGTVEDVIEPYLLANGYIERTAKGRLASAKAYEAFKLKFDGDTQRGLFEE; the protein is encoded by the coding sequence ATGGATAGAATAGTCGAAATAGAAAAAATAAGCTTCGAGAACGATTTTGAGGTGTCGCTGCGCCCCACGCGCTTTGAGGACTACATCGGACAGGAAAAAATCAAGCAAAATTTAGGCGTATTTATAAAGGCTGCCAAAAAGCGCGGCGAGTGCCTAGATCACGTGCTTTTCTATGGGCCTCCGGGCCTTGGCAAGACGACGCTGGCGCACATCATCGCAAACGAAATGGGCGTGAGCATCAAGATGACGGCCGCGCCCATGATAGAAAAAAGCGGCGATCTAGCAGCGGTTCTGACAAATTTGCAAGAAGGCGACGTGCTGTTTATCGACGAGATACACCGCTTGAGTCCTGCTATCGAGGAAGTGCTGTATCCGGCGATGGAGGACTTTCGCTTAGATATCATCATCGGCTCGGGACCTGCGGCGCAGACCATCAAGATCGATCTGCCTAAATTTACGCTAATTGGCGCTACTACGCGCGCTGGCATGATTTCAGCGCCCCTGCGGGATCGCTTTGGGATGGATTTTAGGCTGCAGTTTTACACTCGCGAGGAGCTGGCTCGTATCGTGCAGATCGCCTCTGTAAAGCTTGGCAAAGAGTGCGAAAAATCCGCCGCTCTCGAGGTCGCCGCCCGTTCACGCGCTACGCCTAGGATCGCGCTGCGACTGCTAAAGCGCATACGAGACTTCGCCGAGGTAAACGACGAAGCGATCATCTCGCAACCTCGCGCCAAAGAGGCTCTGGACGCGCTTGGCGTAAACGATATCGGCTTTGACGAGATGGATATCAAGTACCTAGAAATCCTGCTCGCCGCCAAACGTCGCCCGATGGGTCTAAGCACGATCGCGGCGGCTTTGAGCGAAGACGAAGGTACGGTCGAGGACGTGATCGAGCCCTATCTGCTCGCTAACGGCTACATCGAGCGCACGGCAAAAGGCAGGCTAGCTAGCGCCAAAGCCTACGAGGCGTTTAAGCTCAAATTTGACGGGGATACGCAAAGGGGGCTGTTTGAGGAGTGA
- the napG gene encoding ferredoxin-type protein NapG, with protein sequence MQNRREALKFGLKAISLVLAGGFIWSTQTTAKAQTLLIRPPGALKEKNFLSECIRCGLCVEACPWDTLKLADLDDGLPYGTPFYTPRNIPCYMCPDIPCTVACPTGALDTKLVSEDNGKLNINKAQMGIAVLDPNFCIAYEGLRCDACYRACPLIDKALRLEYVRNERTQKHAFFKPVVDADYCTGCGMCEQVCVTPKASIFVLPREIGLGSSNEQYVKGWVDGADKKLKDAEPKEFKTDEKKLNDYLNSGDLL encoded by the coding sequence ATGCAAAATAGAAGAGAGGCTTTAAAATTTGGGTTAAAAGCGATTAGTTTGGTTCTCGCGGGCGGCTTTATCTGGAGTACGCAAACGACGGCTAAAGCCCAAACTCTACTCATCAGGCCGCCGGGTGCTTTAAAGGAGAAAAATTTCCTTAGCGAGTGCATACGCTGCGGGCTTTGCGTAGAAGCCTGTCCTTGGGATACGCTTAAGCTTGCGGACTTAGACGACGGATTGCCTTACGGCACTCCGTTTTATACTCCGCGAAATATCCCTTGCTATATGTGTCCGGATATCCCGTGCACGGTCGCCTGTCCGACCGGCGCGCTAGATACGAAGCTAGTGAGCGAGGATAACGGCAAGCTAAATATAAACAAAGCGCAAATGGGTATCGCGGTGCTGGATCCGAATTTCTGCATCGCTTACGAGGGACTTCGCTGCGACGCTTGCTACCGCGCCTGTCCTTTGATAGATAAAGCGTTAAGGCTTGAATACGTCCGTAACGAACGCACGCAAAAGCACGCGTTTTTCAAACCGGTCGTGGACGCCGACTACTGCACGGGCTGCGGCATGTGCGAGCAAGTTTGCGTGACGCCGAAGGCTTCCATCTTCGTGCTTCCGCGCGAGATCGGACTGGGCTCTAGCAACGAACAGTACGTAAAAGGCTGGGTCGATGGCGCGGATAAAAAGCTAAAAGACGCCGAACCTAAAGAGTTTAAAACCGACGAGAAAAAGCTAAACGACTATCTAAATAGCGGAGATTTGCTATGA
- a CDS encoding tetratricopeptide repeat protein, which yields MKILLILAAFFSALTASNTNFGLSIDSLGEQNEQTQNEKRFSKREETARQAIENADYDAAFKILSPLCEEGDAMSCAALGSMHFGGLGAEKSNEKAELFFVKSCELGNGTGCFDLALLNVKEIFGPKDENKIFRLYEKGCELGSEAACNNLGLIYESQNDLKKSVNLYAKACRKFDGAGCYNYGRMMHEGLGAERDLASAHKAFDTSCYMKNALGCYALGYVYEHAQGVEFAVYDAYDGYSRSCKLGNDDGCRALGFENYEKNIEIYEKFESIAEGCKFGNDSDCKLLKARIAEF from the coding sequence TTGAAAATTTTATTGATTTTAGCGGCGTTTTTTAGCGCGCTAACGGCTTCAAATACGAATTTTGGGCTAAGCATCGATAGTCTTGGCGAGCAAAACGAGCAAACGCAGAACGAGAAGCGATTTTCTAAACGCGAGGAGACTGCGAGACAGGCTATCGAAAATGCCGATTATGACGCTGCTTTTAAGATTTTATCGCCGCTTTGCGAGGAGGGCGACGCGATGAGTTGCGCGGCGCTGGGCAGTATGCATTTTGGCGGGCTGGGAGCCGAGAAAAGCAACGAAAAAGCCGAACTTTTCTTTGTAAAATCGTGCGAGCTAGGAAACGGCACGGGCTGCTTTGATCTGGCGCTTTTAAACGTCAAGGAAATTTTCGGCCCCAAAGATGAAAATAAAATATTTCGCCTCTACGAAAAAGGCTGCGAGCTAGGCTCTGAAGCGGCTTGCAACAACCTCGGCCTTATCTACGAATCACAAAACGATCTCAAAAAATCCGTAAATTTATATGCCAAAGCATGCAGGAAATTTGACGGCGCTGGTTGCTACAACTACGGCAGGATGATGCATGAGGGATTGGGCGCGGAGCGAGACCTGGCAAGCGCGCACAAGGCCTTTGACACTTCGTGCTATATGAAAAACGCGCTTGGCTGCTATGCTCTGGGCTACGTTTACGAGCACGCGCAGGGCGTGGAGTTTGCTGTTTACGACGCGTACGACGGATATTCGCGCTCTTGCAAACTCGGCAACGACGACGGCTGTAGGGCGCTCGGTTTTGAAAACTACGAAAAAAATATCGAAATTTACGAAAAATTCGAGTCCATCGCTGAGGGTTGCAAATTCGGCAACGATAGCGACTGCAAGCTTTTAAAAGCGAGGATAGCGGAGTTTTGA